In the Flagellimonas sp. MMG031 genome, one interval contains:
- the mbpA gene encoding mobilization protein MbpA produces MKKEFVQFRCSVYEKKLLKVKARKSGLSVSEYCRRAAFEDRIVERMTDEQIEAYKLLVKYQRNFKLITNMFRKRNPKLAEETTQLAKEIRQHLLNFKK; encoded by the coding sequence ATGAAGAAAGAGTTCGTCCAGTTCCGATGCTCGGTCTACGAGAAGAAACTGCTGAAGGTAAAGGCCCGGAAAAGCGGTCTTTCCGTCAGTGAGTACTGCCGAAGAGCGGCCTTCGAGGACCGAATCGTGGAGCGGATGACGGACGAACAGATAGAGGCCTATAAACTATTGGTCAAATACCAGCGGAACTTCAAATTGATCACGAACATGTTCCGGAAGCGGAACCCAAAGTTGGCAGAGGAAACGACCCAATTGGCCAAAGAGATACGACAACACCTTTTAAATTTCAAGAAATGA
- a CDS encoding site-specific integrase — protein sequence MNTNIKLSLDTRRKKKDDSYPIILRLTHFRKTTSISLGQSIKKEFWDNKNEKVKRAFKGTSSVSKLNNQLLKEKTRAVDIINDLNEKDELNFLSILQLKKKIVKTASLDSFFKFSEDIVDELKAAERYGNANTYYAVIKVLEKFADGNDIKFNEINYDFLKRFENWHFSKGNSVNSLSTYMRTIKAVFNKAIKSDVVSRDAYPFTHYKIKTTPTEKRALDIKSIKSIMLLKLEETDSLFHYRNYFLASYMLYGISFMDLAFLRVQNIIDNRIKFQRKKTSKPYDINITPQLKEILSFYLKDKERSEFIFPIIKRATFELQYKDVLWARKRYNKGLKEIAKKCKIEQRLTSYVSRHSFATQAMLQDVPLQAISSMLGHNRLSTTQIYLKSLPNNILDNYNKKLVKL from the coding sequence ATGAATACCAATATAAAACTTTCTTTAGATACGCGTAGGAAGAAAAAAGATGACTCCTATCCTATTATTTTACGGTTAACCCATTTTCGAAAAACAACTTCCATAAGCTTAGGTCAATCAATAAAAAAGGAATTTTGGGATAATAAAAACGAGAAAGTTAAAAGAGCATTCAAAGGAACTTCATCAGTTAGTAAACTCAATAATCAACTCTTAAAAGAAAAGACCAGAGCGGTCGACATAATTAATGACCTGAACGAAAAGGACGAGCTTAACTTTTTATCCATTTTGCAGCTTAAGAAGAAGATTGTAAAAACCGCATCATTGGATTCATTTTTTAAGTTTAGCGAGGATATTGTCGATGAGTTAAAAGCAGCTGAACGTTATGGTAATGCAAACACATACTACGCGGTAATTAAGGTATTGGAGAAATTCGCTGATGGAAATGATATCAAATTCAACGAAATCAATTATGATTTTCTCAAAAGATTTGAGAACTGGCACTTTTCCAAAGGTAATTCTGTTAACAGCCTATCGACGTATATGAGAACAATCAAAGCGGTCTTTAACAAGGCCATTAAGTCTGATGTTGTTTCTAGAGATGCTTATCCTTTTACACATTATAAGATTAAAACTACTCCTACAGAAAAAAGAGCGCTTGACATTAAAAGCATCAAATCAATTATGCTTTTAAAACTGGAAGAAACGGATAGTCTGTTTCACTATAGAAATTACTTCCTTGCCTCTTACATGCTTTATGGTATTTCCTTTATGGACTTGGCTTTTTTAAGGGTTCAAAATATCATTGACAACCGAATTAAATTCCAAAGAAAAAAAACGTCAAAGCCTTATGATATTAACATCACGCCTCAGTTAAAGGAAATCCTCTCGTTTTATCTTAAGGATAAAGAGAGGTCTGAATTTATATTTCCAATCATTAAAAGAGCCACATTTGAACTTCAATATAAAGACGTCTTATGGGCACGAAAGAGATATAATAAAGGGCTTAAAGAAATTGCAAAAAAATGCAAGATAGAGCAGCGGTTAACCTCATATGTATCTCGTCATAGTTTTGCAACCCAAGCTATGCTGCAGGACGTTCCCTTACAAGCTATTTCTTCCATGCTTGGCCATAATCGACTATCAACTACTCAAATATATCTGAAGTCCCTGCCGAATAATATACTAGACAATTATAATAAGAAATTGGTTAAACTGTAG
- a CDS encoding OmpA family protein translates to MKHLSKLLVVALVFVGINSIQAQDENNPWQVSIGVNAIDVYPTNDENNPFSSTTLFDEYFNVTDHWNILPSVSYIGVSKYIGDGFSVGARGSLNRIEKLGDFDADDLSHYAIDGTIKYNILKNTVVDPFVEIGGGYTWVDEIGAGTVNGGIGVNFWFSDNLGFTLQTQYKHAFEDYLVKHFQHMAGLSIKFGGTDTDGDGIYDKDDACPEVAGLAAFNGCPDSDGDGIEDAKDACPNEAGSKEMNGCPDSDGDGVADKDDACPNTAGLPALAGCPDADGDGVADKDDACPNTAGLPALAGCPDADGDGVADKDDECPNEAGPAANNGCPWPDSDGDGVLDKDDQCPEVAGTVANNGCPEVTEEVQKQLNDYARTILFDTGKSSIKAESTSVMVDIIQILNEYPTAKFTVEGHTDSVGSDQLNQKLSEERANSVRNFLIDKGIDAGRLTAIGYGEEKPIATNNTRAGRAQNRRVEINLVK, encoded by the coding sequence ATGAAACATCTTAGCAAATTATTGGTTGTTGCTCTTGTATTTGTAGGGATCAACAGCATACAAGCGCAAGACGAAAATAATCCCTGGCAGGTAAGCATAGGGGTGAATGCAATAGACGTCTATCCTACAAATGATGAGAACAACCCGTTCTCCAGTACTACATTGTTCGATGAGTACTTCAACGTAACCGATCACTGGAACATTTTGCCATCTGTATCATACATTGGCGTTTCCAAGTACATCGGTGATGGTTTCTCTGTAGGAGCTAGAGGTTCTTTGAACAGAATCGAAAAATTGGGAGACTTCGATGCCGATGATCTTTCTCACTACGCTATAGATGGTACCATTAAGTATAACATCCTTAAAAACACCGTAGTTGATCCTTTCGTAGAGATCGGTGGTGGTTATACTTGGGTTGATGAAATCGGTGCTGGTACCGTTAACGGTGGTATTGGTGTTAACTTCTGGTTTTCTGACAACCTTGGTTTCACACTTCAAACACAATATAAGCACGCTTTCGAGGATTACTTGGTAAAGCACTTCCAGCACATGGCTGGTCTTAGCATCAAATTTGGTGGTACTGACACTGATGGTGATGGTATCTACGACAAAGACGATGCTTGTCCAGAAGTAGCTGGTCTAGCGGCTTTCAACGGATGTCCTGATTCTGACGGTGATGGTATCGAGGATGCAAAAGATGCATGTCCTAACGAAGCTGGTTCCAAAGAAATGAACGGATGTCCTGATTCTGACGGTGACGGTGTTGCCGATAAAGATGACGCTTGTCCAAACACTGCTGGTCTTCCTGCACTAGCTGGTTGTCCTGATGCTGACGGTGACGGTGTTGCCGATAAAGATGACGCTTGTCCAAACACTGCTGGTCTTCCTGCACTAGCTGGTTGTCCTGATGCTGACGGTGACGGTGTTGCCGATAAAGATGATGAGTGTCCTAACGAAGCTGGACCTGCCGCTAACAACGGATGCCCTTGGCCAGATTCTGACGGTGACGGTGTACTTGACAAAGATGATCAGTGTCCAGAAGTTGCCGGTACTGTTGCTAACAACGGATGCCCAGAAGTAACTGAGGAAGTTCAGAAGCAATTGAACGACTACGCTAGAACTATCTTGTTCGATACTGGTAAGTCTTCTATCAAAGCAGAATCTACTTCTGTAATGGTTGACATCATCCAAATCTTGAACGAGTATCCTACTGCTAAGTTTACTGTAGAAGGTCACACTGACAGCGTAGGTAGCGACCAATTGAACCAAAAACTTTCTGAGGAAAGAGCTAATTCTGTTAGAAACTTCTTGATCGACAAAGGAATCGATGCCGGTAGATTGACTGCCATCGGTTACGGTGAAGAGAAGCCAATCGCTACCAACAACACAAGAGCTGGTAGAGCACAGAACAGACGAGTTGAAATCAACTTGGTGAAGTAA
- a CDS encoding RluA family pseudouridine synthase: MGIFEAFPTKSALKKALKKGYIKVDGVIASTATLISGGEQISLDIPLEITTKKSFEFPLEVLFEDDHLAAIHKPAGIEVSGNKFKTLANALPKNLKPSSLSDASIPQPVHRLDYATTGIVLVGKTASSIRALNKLFEEKKIVKTYYAITIGNMKPNGRIETAIDGKPAQSDYEVMKSVPSDRFGFLNIVKLHPKTGRRHQLRKHLFSIGHPILGDKDYGLDKLILKGKGLYLHAYSLKFEHPFTKNPLHITDELPEKFGKIFDGKGG; encoded by the coding sequence GTGGGCATTTTTGAAGCCTTCCCCACAAAATCGGCACTGAAAAAGGCGTTAAAGAAAGGTTACATCAAAGTAGATGGCGTAATTGCCAGCACAGCTACACTCATCTCTGGTGGGGAGCAAATTTCCTTGGACATTCCCCTAGAAATCACTACTAAGAAATCCTTTGAATTTCCCTTAGAGGTGTTGTTTGAAGACGACCATTTGGCCGCTATCCACAAACCCGCTGGAATAGAAGTGAGCGGAAACAAGTTCAAGACCCTTGCCAATGCCTTGCCAAAAAACCTCAAACCGAGTTCACTTTCCGATGCCTCCATACCGCAACCCGTCCACCGATTGGATTATGCTACTACGGGAATTGTTTTGGTGGGCAAAACCGCTAGTAGCATTCGTGCTTTGAATAAATTGTTCGAAGAAAAAAAGATTGTCAAAACCTATTATGCCATTACCATTGGCAACATGAAACCAAATGGCAGGATTGAAACAGCAATTGACGGTAAACCAGCACAATCTGATTATGAAGTTATGAAATCCGTCCCCTCCGACCGTTTCGGCTTTCTGAATATAGTGAAATTGCATCCCAAAACGGGCAGAAGGCATCAGTTGCGCAAACACCTGTTCAGTATAGGTCATCCGATTCTTGGCGATAAGGATTATGGCTTAGACAAGTTGATTTTAAAAGGCAAGGGGTTATACCTGCATGCCTATTCCCTGAAATTTGAGCATCCTTTTACCAAAAACCCTTTACATATTACGGATGAGCTTCCAGAGAAGTTTGGGAAGATATTCGATGGCAAAGGAGGATAA
- a CDS encoding GIY-YIG nuclease family protein, translating into MEYFVYIIYSKSLDRYYVGHSQDLDDRMNRHNSGRSKYTKTAKGWEVKYTERYFTRSEAMNREKDIKRKKSRKYIEFLVGKDVG; encoded by the coding sequence ATGGAATATTTTGTCTACATCATTTATAGTAAATCGTTGGACCGATATTATGTGGGGCACAGTCAAGATTTGGATGACAGGATGAACCGCCATAATAGCGGCAGGTCCAAATACACTAAAACTGCAAAGGGTTGGGAAGTAAAGTATACAGAAAGGTATTTCACCCGAAGCGAAGCAATGAACAGGGAAAAGGATATTAAAAGGAAGAAAAGCAGGAAATATATTGAGTTTCTGGTCGGGAAGGATGTTGGCTAG
- a CDS encoding DUF6730 family protein, which translates to MAKLDEIAELLTEEINGFEKSISRLEKVHENLQNLPLRPDTSELNALLKEYGNNQKTNIEEQQRLMQRILHKVQKSILLPSWAIKLTWGMLVTVLLVLGFSIYQVSRISKKEEAAFIKGQDDAIEHYGTFFEESPEAKEMYQKWLQVKSKK; encoded by the coding sequence ATGGCAAAACTGGATGAAATAGCGGAACTGTTGACCGAGGAGATCAACGGATTTGAAAAGAGCATTAGCCGGTTGGAAAAGGTGCATGAAAATTTGCAAAACCTTCCATTAAGGCCGGATACCAGCGAGTTAAATGCGCTTCTAAAGGAGTACGGCAACAATCAAAAAACCAACATTGAGGAACAGCAAAGACTGATGCAAAGAATCCTTCACAAGGTGCAGAAGTCAATCCTGTTGCCCAGTTGGGCCATAAAACTTACTTGGGGGATGTTGGTCACGGTCCTGTTGGTCCTTGGTTTTTCCATCTATCAGGTATCAAGGATTTCCAAGAAAGAAGAGGCAGCATTCATCAAAGGTCAGGATGATGCCATTGAACACTACGGGACATTCTTTGAAGAAAGCCCAGAGGCAAAGGAAATGTACCAAAAATGGCTGCAGGTAAAAAGCAAAAAGTAG
- a CDS encoding GIY-YIG nuclease family protein gives MEYFVYIIYSKSLDRYYVGHSQDLEDRMNRHNSGRSTYTKTAKDWEVKYIERYFSRSEAMAREKDIKRKKSRKYIEFLVGKDVG, from the coding sequence ATGGAATATTTTGTCTACATCATTTATAGTAAATCGTTGGACCGATATTATGTGGGGCACAGTCAAGATTTGGAGGATAGGATGAACCGCCATAATAGTGGCAGGTCCACATACACTAAAACTGCAAAGGATTGGGAGGTAAAGTATATAGAAAGGTATTTCTCCCGAAGCGAAGCAATGGCTCGGGAAAAGGATATTAAAAGGAAGAAAAGCAGGAAATATATTGAGTTTCTGGTCGGGAAGGATGTTGGCTAG
- a CDS encoding SDR family oxidoreductase, whose product MKLEGKVAYITGGTKGIGYGIAECLLEQGMKVAISGRSQESADTAVKGLDRPDHVLGLVSDVSNLEDEQKAVAAILDKWGQLDVVMANAGVGHFAPIDELGDDKWHQMIDTNLNGVYHTLKASVDALKKSEGYYMTLASLAGTNFFAQGAGYNATKFGVVGFTQAAMLDLRPHNIKVTTIMPGSVASHFNNNEPSDKDAWKIQPEDIGKLVIDLLKMHPRTLPSKIEVRPTRPDLK is encoded by the coding sequence ATGAAACTAGAAGGAAAAGTAGCATACATCACAGGAGGTACCAAAGGTATTGGATACGGAATTGCCGAATGTTTGTTGGAGCAAGGCATGAAAGTGGCCATTAGTGGCCGAAGTCAAGAAAGTGCCGATACTGCCGTAAAAGGGTTAGACCGTCCCGACCATGTTTTGGGATTGGTATCCGATGTGTCCAATTTGGAAGATGAACAAAAGGCAGTCGCCGCCATATTGGATAAATGGGGACAGTTGGATGTAGTGATGGCCAATGCAGGGGTTGGACATTTTGCACCCATTGATGAGCTGGGTGATGACAAATGGCACCAAATGATCGATACCAATTTGAATGGAGTGTATCATACCTTAAAAGCTTCGGTTGATGCCTTGAAAAAATCTGAAGGGTATTATATGACCTTGGCCAGTTTGGCGGGCACCAACTTTTTTGCACAGGGAGCAGGCTATAACGCCACTAAGTTTGGCGTGGTCGGATTTACCCAAGCTGCAATGCTCGATTTAAGGCCACACAACATCAAGGTCACCACCATTATGCCCGGTTCGGTAGCATCCCATTTCAATAATAATGAACCATCCGACAAGGATGCGTGGAAAATTCAACCGGAGGACATTGGAAAGTTGGTCATTGATTTATTGAAGATGCATCCACGTACCTTGCCCAGTAAAATCGAGGTGCGTCCCACACGTCCGGATCTAAAATAA
- a CDS encoding relaxase/mobilization nuclease domain-containing protein — MGKAISHTAASMSYGMNQEKGSEIIHSQYLAGETPREITEEFKVIQEQNELCRKNTLSFVLSPTIEDGRKLEREQLKEMTERFLKEMNLKQHQAVAFVHRDKEHVHVHLYANRINFQGKAYNDSFIGKRSQQMAERVAKQMDLTTVREVQQEKLYRMQHVRSEIQKIHEKVMSRDRPRDFDQYIKSMEQNNVKVIPSINKQNQLQGFRFEYKGTNLKGSEVHRSMSMGRIARQMNFERNMAQRIAKDKSMQLLGKTVNVPTSLAQTVIKKTIKLAIKVVRDTGIGI; from the coding sequence ATGGGCAAAGCCATATCGCACACCGCAGCCTCGATGAGCTACGGGATGAACCAGGAGAAAGGATCGGAGATCATCCACAGCCAATATCTGGCAGGGGAGACCCCAAGAGAGATCACCGAGGAGTTCAAGGTCATTCAAGAACAGAACGAGCTGTGCCGGAAGAATACGCTGAGCTTTGTGCTCAGTCCCACCATCGAGGACGGCAGGAAACTCGAAAGGGAACAGCTCAAGGAAATGACCGAAAGGTTCCTTAAGGAAATGAACCTCAAGCAACATCAGGCCGTTGCCTTTGTCCATAGGGACAAGGAACATGTGCACGTCCATCTGTATGCCAACCGGATAAACTTTCAGGGCAAGGCCTATAATGACAGTTTCATTGGAAAACGTAGTCAACAGATGGCCGAGCGGGTGGCCAAACAAATGGACCTGACCACGGTAAGGGAGGTACAGCAGGAAAAACTCTACCGGATGCAACATGTCCGCTCTGAAATACAAAAGATCCATGAAAAGGTCATGTCCAGGGACCGCCCAAGGGATTTTGACCAGTACATCAAATCCATGGAGCAGAACAATGTAAAGGTCATTCCCAGCATCAATAAGCAGAACCAATTGCAGGGCTTCCGTTTTGAGTACAAGGGAACCAACCTAAAAGGAAGCGAGGTGCACCGGTCCATGTCCATGGGCAGGATCGCACGTCAAATGAACTTTGAAAGGAACATGGCACAACGAATCGCCAAGGACAAGAGCATGCAGCTTTTGGGCAAGACCGTGAATGTCCCGACAAGTCTGGCCCAGACCGTCATTAAGAAAACCATCAAATTGGCCATCAAGGTGGTCAGGGACACGGGTATAGGAATCTAA
- the kbl gene encoding glycine C-acetyltransferase, with the protein MYGKIKEHLAKELKEIEEAGLFKKERIITSPQGAVIKISTGEEVINFCANNYLGLSSHPEVIQAAKDALDTHGFGMSSVRFICGTQDIHKELEQKIAHFYGTEDTILYAAAFDANGGVFEPLLTAEDAIISDSLNHASIIDGVRLCKAKRYRYANNDMADLEKQLKQSNADGARFKIIVTDGVFSMDGLLAPLDKICDLADKYDALVMIDECHAAGFIGETGRGTLEEKGVMDRIDIITGTLGKALGGAMGGYTTGKKEIIEMLRQRSRPYLFSNSLAPAIVGASIKVFDMLDKDTTLRDKLQHNTEYFKKGMKEAGFDIIDGDSAIVPVMLYDAKLSQDMADMLLKEGIYVIGFFYPVVPKDKARIRVQLSAAHEKEHLDQAINAFIKVGKSLNVI; encoded by the coding sequence ATGTACGGAAAAATTAAAGAGCATTTGGCCAAAGAGTTGAAAGAAATCGAAGAAGCTGGCCTATTCAAGAAAGAACGTATCATTACCTCGCCCCAAGGTGCTGTGATAAAAATCTCCACGGGAGAAGAGGTCATTAATTTTTGTGCGAACAACTACTTGGGACTATCCTCCCATCCCGAAGTGATCCAGGCCGCCAAGGATGCCTTGGACACGCACGGCTTCGGTATGTCGTCAGTTCGCTTTATCTGTGGAACTCAGGACATCCATAAAGAACTGGAGCAAAAAATCGCCCATTTCTATGGAACAGAAGATACCATATTATATGCAGCGGCCTTCGATGCGAACGGAGGAGTCTTTGAGCCCTTGCTCACCGCCGAAGACGCTATTATCTCCGATTCGCTGAACCATGCTTCCATTATCGATGGGGTGCGTTTGTGCAAGGCAAAACGTTACCGCTACGCGAACAACGATATGGCCGATTTGGAGAAACAACTCAAACAAAGCAATGCGGATGGGGCCCGATTCAAGATTATTGTTACAGATGGAGTGTTCTCCATGGATGGTTTATTGGCCCCATTGGACAAAATATGTGACTTAGCAGATAAATACGATGCCTTGGTCATGATAGATGAGTGTCATGCTGCTGGATTTATTGGCGAAACAGGCCGTGGCACCCTGGAAGAAAAGGGTGTAATGGACCGCATCGATATTATTACAGGTACTTTGGGCAAGGCTCTGGGCGGTGCGATGGGAGGTTACACCACTGGTAAAAAGGAAATCATAGAAATGCTGCGCCAGCGCTCCCGACCATATTTGTTCTCCAATTCCTTGGCACCGGCCATTGTGGGGGCATCCATTAAGGTATTCGACATGTTGGATAAGGACACCACCCTACGGGATAAATTGCAGCACAATACGGAATACTTTAAAAAAGGAATGAAAGAAGCTGGTTTTGATATTATCGATGGTGATTCTGCCATAGTCCCCGTAATGCTTTATGACGCCAAGCTATCCCAAGATATGGCAGATATGCTGTTAAAAGAGGGCATTTATGTGATAGGTTTCTTCTATCCCGTGGTTCCCAAGGACAAGGCGAGAATACGTGTGCAGCTCTCTGCGGCCCACGAAAAGGAGCATTTGGACCAAGCAATTAATGCCTTTATTAAAGTAGGAAAGTCGTTAAATGTCATCTAA
- a CDS encoding PD-(D/E)XK nuclease family protein, with protein sequence MQQTFLEYVLDDLANKQLDITQCTFVLPSKRSGTFLKKYISERLVKNIFSPEILSIQEFIGNLTDIKQASNIDLLLALYEVYKASQKENPDDFASFMNWGQTLLQDFNEIDGYLIPAKDILNYLSAIKEINHWSTSKDKSELVENYLQLWKNLESIYERFYASLIAQKRAYQGLIQREAVKVLQQESPKGSESNPIIFVGFNALNNAESNIIQHYLETGNSHIYWDIDSYFLNDPIHDAGLFIRNYQFNWPYYKHGHKITPQNNFLSKKNIVITGVPKNISQTKYVGQLLGELDTNSEIDIKKTALVLADETLLNPILHAVPENIPEVNITMGMPMNKTVLYSFFISYLELQLNASENGWFYKRVLEFISNPYALTLSTEDQGNFAQKMSKDIKEHNLIYLNKAALTKYPKAQPLLSIIFPDTALSPMEWIQNSLTLIERLKTIYQKEKNALELEYLYRFYALFNQLGQYLDKVDFMGELKSIKNLFKQLANMESLDFIGQPLTGFQIMGMLESRNLDFKTVIITSVNEGILPSGKSNNSFIPFDVKRDYGLPTYKEKDAIYVYHFYRLIQRAKNIYITYNTEPDVLEGGEKSRLITQLLTDERLKANVKHSIATPKITIEAKQPIQIQKDKKLMEDLKVFAQKGFSPTSLTNYIKNPIDFYTRNILKINDLDEVEENIAANTFGTIIHDSLEQLYLPLVGETLTEEHIKSLKKEVPQVVQHHFNKNLSGVDVSKGRFLLVYNVILKYLYNFFDNEMHQLKRHHIKILALEERYEALINVPELDFPIKLKGTLDRVDEFNGTIRIIDYKTGKVESKNVKISDWEDLITDYDKSKAFQLLCYAYLYAKKHGKTDVEAGIISFKKLSQGLLPFSEDKDTRIHSDTLAQFETYLFRLIGEICDATNPLTEKID encoded by the coding sequence ATGCAGCAGACTTTTCTCGAATATGTGCTGGACGACCTGGCAAATAAGCAACTGGACATTACCCAATGTACCTTTGTGCTTCCTAGTAAACGTTCAGGGACATTCTTGAAAAAGTATATCTCCGAACGCCTTGTAAAAAACATATTCAGTCCAGAAATACTATCCATTCAAGAATTCATCGGAAATCTTACGGATATCAAGCAAGCTTCCAACATTGATTTGCTGTTGGCGCTCTATGAAGTATACAAAGCTTCGCAAAAAGAAAATCCGGACGACTTTGCCTCCTTCATGAATTGGGGACAAACCCTATTGCAGGACTTTAATGAAATCGACGGCTACCTTATTCCGGCGAAAGACATCTTAAATTACCTTTCCGCCATCAAGGAAATTAACCACTGGTCCACCAGCAAGGATAAATCCGAACTTGTGGAAAATTACCTGCAGCTGTGGAAGAACCTAGAAAGTATTTACGAACGCTTCTACGCCAGCTTGATAGCACAAAAACGCGCCTACCAAGGGCTGATTCAACGAGAAGCGGTAAAAGTACTTCAACAAGAAAGTCCCAAAGGAAGTGAATCAAACCCCATCATATTTGTGGGCTTTAATGCATTGAACAATGCAGAGTCCAATATTATCCAGCACTATCTGGAAACAGGAAATTCCCACATCTACTGGGATATCGATTCCTATTTTTTGAACGACCCTATCCATGATGCAGGCCTTTTTATTCGGAACTATCAGTTTAATTGGCCCTATTACAAACATGGGCACAAAATAACGCCACAGAACAACTTTCTCTCCAAAAAGAACATCGTTATCACAGGAGTACCCAAAAACATCTCACAGACAAAGTATGTGGGTCAATTATTGGGGGAGCTCGATACAAACAGCGAGATAGACATCAAAAAGACTGCCTTGGTCCTTGCCGATGAGACTTTGCTCAACCCGATATTGCATGCGGTACCAGAGAATATTCCAGAAGTGAACATTACGATGGGGATGCCCATGAACAAAACGGTGCTCTACTCCTTTTTTATCAGTTATCTGGAGCTTCAACTTAACGCTTCGGAGAATGGATGGTTCTACAAGCGCGTACTGGAATTCATTTCCAATCCGTATGCCTTAACGCTCTCCACTGAAGATCAGGGGAATTTTGCCCAAAAAATGTCCAAGGACATCAAAGAACATAACCTTATCTATCTCAATAAAGCGGCCCTAACGAAGTATCCAAAAGCTCAACCGTTGTTGTCGATCATATTTCCAGATACGGCCCTATCCCCCATGGAATGGATACAAAACAGTTTAACACTCATTGAGCGCCTAAAGACCATCTACCAAAAAGAAAAAAATGCGCTCGAACTGGAATATTTGTATCGATTTTATGCGCTTTTTAATCAATTGGGACAGTATTTGGACAAAGTGGATTTTATGGGTGAACTGAAATCCATCAAAAATTTGTTCAAACAATTGGCGAATATGGAATCCTTGGATTTTATCGGTCAGCCGCTGACCGGTTTTCAGATTATGGGAATGTTGGAAAGCCGAAACTTGGATTTTAAAACGGTTATCATTACCTCGGTGAACGAAGGCATACTGCCCTCGGGAAAATCGAACAATTCCTTTATTCCTTTTGATGTGAAACGGGACTACGGCCTTCCCACTTACAAGGAAAAAGATGCCATCTACGTCTACCACTTTTACCGCCTGATTCAGCGCGCGAAGAACATTTACATTACCTATAACACCGAACCTGATGTACTTGAAGGTGGCGAGAAAAGCAGACTGATCACCCAATTGCTCACCGATGAACGATTAAAAGCCAATGTAAAACACTCCATCGCCACACCAAAAATTACCATTGAGGCCAAACAGCCTATCCAGATCCAAAAGGATAAAAAGCTCATGGAGGATTTAAAAGTGTTTGCCCAAAAAGGGTTTTCGCCCACCTCGCTGACCAATTACATTAAGAATCCTATCGATTTTTACACAAGAAATATCCTTAAAATCAATGATTTGGATGAAGTGGAGGAAAATATAGCGGCCAACACCTTTGGCACCATTATCCACGATAGTTTGGAGCAGCTCTACTTGCCTCTCGTTGGTGAAACATTGACCGAGGAACATATCAAAAGCTTAAAAAAAGAAGTGCCCCAAGTGGTGCAGCATCATTTTAACAAAAACCTATCAGGGGTCGATGTTTCCAAAGGAAGGTTTCTGTTGGTGTACAATGTTATCCTGAAATATCTGTACAACTTCTTTGACAACGAAATGCACCAACTAAAGCGTCATCACATCAAAATACTGGCTTTGGAAGAACGCTATGAAGCCTTGATAAACGTTCCAGAACTTGACTTTCCCATCAAGCTAAAAGGAACTTTGGACCGTGTGGATGAATTTAACGGTACCATCCGTATCATCGACTACAAAACGGGAAAAGTAGAATCCAAAAACGTGAAAATATCGGATTGGGAAGACTTGATTACAGATTACGACAAGAGCAAAGCCTTTCAATTGTTATGCTATGCCTACTTGTATGCCAAAAAGCACGGCAAAACGGATGTCGAAGCAGGAATCATTTCCTTTAAAAAATTGAGCCAAGGGCTATTACCTTTTTCAGAGGACAAGGATACCCGAATACACTCGGATACCCTTGCCCAATTTGAAACTTATCTATTTCGATTGATTGGGGAGATTTGTGATGCCACAAATCCCCTAACAGAGAAAATCGACTGA